The Clostridium beijerinckii genomic sequence CTTGTATAAAATCCCCTGCTGTCTGGCTCTCATTATCTTTCAATTCACTCCTTGTAATATTGGCTGCAAGCCAATGTATCCAAGCAAAACCTCCTGTTACTGGATAGGCATCTTTATCTTCTAATACTATTGCAAATGAAGCAGTATTTACTGGAGCATTTGCAATTTTTAATGGAAGAGAAAAAGTTGGGACTCCATTCTCATTAAAATGTTCTCCACGACTACCATATTGATCTTGAATAATCCCATTTATAATACCTGCACTTGTTGCTATCATATATTACCCCCAAAGCTATTATTTATAGGCAAATTATAGCAAAGAGCTTTTATAACGTAAATTACTAACTTTTTTGTGGGTATTACTCTGGAATAACCTTTTTTTCAATCAATGTCTTTTCCATACCATGTTCCTTTAAGTAATCAATTCCAATAGATTGCATGATTTTTAGGGCATCTATAATCTTCATTCCCATATCTATTGTTAAAGAGTATTCCACACGAAGAGGATAACCATCAAATGATTTCTTTTCCACAAACCCATAATCAATTAATTCTTTTAATTGCTCTAATAGCATTTTTTGATTAATTCCATCAATATCTCTTTCTAATTTAGCCAATGATGTAGGGGCTAATCGCAATCGCCATAATATAATAGATTTCCATTTTCCTTTAATCATATCGTGTACTAGTTCTAAAGGACACGTATATTCTTCTCTTATTTTCATTGTATCTCCTAAAAATAAATTCTTATTTATACTAACTTTGCAGGTAATTGACTTTTATATAATCAATCCATTTATCTTGAAGCTCCTCTTCTGTCATTCCAAAAATCTCTACAATACTATTGGGTTGCTTTATTAAATTGCGTAACTTTTCATATCCAAATAGTTTAATTATTGATTCTACTATGGTATATGAGTATTGATATCCATTACGTGCAAAAAAGGTTTCAAAATCCGCTCCTGTATCTAGTTCTTTAAATGTAGGAATAATATTATTTTCTAATCCATTTTTGACAGTTTTTATTATCCAGTTTTCATTATTGTCTTTTGCTTCATAACACGCTATTCCTTCATTTAGCCATCTAGGTGTATTATCATTTATCTTATTTACTATCATGTGTACAAATTCGTGAACCGCTGTATTTAATACGTTATAAAAATCAGAACCTGGTGGTGGATTTAAAGGTGATGCTATTACAATTTTACCCACCCCAAGTCCGCCTCTCACCCAGTCAGGCGCATTTGGAAATCCTAATGCCATATGAAGTTCATTATGGTCTGGGTGTATTTCTATAGTTAATTTTTCGTTAAGCTGCTTATTTAAGTTATTAGTAATCCTATTATAGTTATCTTCAAGGACATTATACACTTTATCTATGCATTTCTTATCAAATTGAGTATAACAAATTATGAAATTTTGAGTTTCTTTTCTTAAATTCAGTTTATAATCTTTCTCTCTATTAACATTTTTAATTCCTAGACTATCTAAGTATTCCTCTACTTTTCCTGCCATTTTAATTTTACTCCTTTAATGATATTTTTACATATAAACACAGCTCCTTATGTAGCAATCATATTTATTCAATAATAATACAACTTCTCTATATATTAATTTTAAATTTTCAATAATATTATAGAATTGCATATTTGTTTCATACCCCTTCTAATTATCTTTCTATACAAAGTTAAAATAATTAATTACAATAAGAATCATCAAAACTTTAACGATATTTGCGATAGTAGAAGTAACTATCGCTCTCCATATTAGGTTGTTTGTGACCAATTGGAGTTCTTTTCTCAAACAATTTAAATTGCGCTTTTTCTGCCACTTTACATGACGCGATATTTTCACAATCGATAGTAAGAATCATATATGGAATGTCTGATACGCTTATGCACCATTCATACAATGCTCTTAGTGCTTCTGTTGCATATCCATTTCCAGCATGATCTTCATCTATAAAATATGCCATTTCAACTTCATTTAGTGTATCTTCTAATCCCATTCCAACCATGCCAATTAACTCATCTGTTTCCTTTAATGTCACAGCATATCTTTTATTTTCATAAATATCCTTTGAATCCTTTTGTGTCTTAAGCCAATCAATATAGCCTGAAAGCCTTCCTTTAACAGTGCTATTTTCAGACCAGTCTTTCATAAACCTTATTACATCTTTTTGCCATATGATTTTCATTAAATTTTCTTTATCTTTATGTTGAAAATCACGAATAATTAATCTCTCTGTATTTATTAGCATATTTTTCACCTCATCTTAAAATAATACTTTTTTCATTCTCTTTATTAATATAAAACTCTCTATAAAAATATAAATTATCATAATAATTAATGGCATAATTAAATTAGCTATATTAAAATGCATAAGATCTAAATATGCTGTTGAAACTTCATTTATAGGAGGAAAAATCCACATCACATATTTTGAATATGGAACCTCATTAATTACTGGTCCTTTAATTATGCTCATTAATACAATAAAGATTGCACCTAGTATTGCCATTTTTCTATTTGATATTATTCTTGGTTGTAATAACATACCAATTAATGCTCCTATTATTGATAAAAACATGTGGATAATAAATGAAACAACTATATCGCTGAATGTAACAGGATATTTAAAAACATTACAAATTAAATTATAAATAATAGGAAGTCCAACAGATAATATAGAAAAAAATACTCCTACTACACCCATAAAAATAATTTTAGATACCCAATAGCGTGTATGGCTCTTTAATTTTAATATTAAAACTTCTTCCGCAATTAATTCTATATTGCTGCAATAAGTAAAACCAATCCATGTCATTAAGGCAAAGAGAAAGGCTGCTGAAGATACCATGCTGCCTACAATATCAAGTAATCTTATGGAATAAGCCATTACCATATATATTATAAAAATAAAAAAAGGCATTATATATTTGTGAGACTTCATGTACATTTTAAAATTATATTTTAATACTGATATTAACATAAGTTACGTTCCCTTTACCTTTCAAAATACTTTAAAGTGTAACCACTATTAATCATTTCTGTTAAAACCCTATTGCTTTCGCTTATTTTTGTTTTGAATTCTATATAATCTTCATTTTCATGATACTCGTAGATCCCATTAATATTTGGAGTTACAAAGGATTTATCTGCTTCTTTTCTGTAAAAAGTCATTGAAGCATATTTCTCAGAGCTAATATCTGCCCTTTTAATTTCGAATATTTTAGAATCTTTAACCTGTAATATTCTACTAGATAATTGATCTATTAAAAATACTTCGTGACATGACATTATTACTGTAACGCCGTCTTTTATAAGCTCTCTTACCATTCTAATAAACGTTTTTTGTGAATCACTGTCTTGTCCAGATAATGGCTCATCTAATAACAAAATATCTGGTTTTGACAAAAGTGCCTGAACTACCGAAATCTTCTGCAGAGTTCCTTTAGATAAGTTTTTCATAGAAGTGTTTATCATATTTTCTAAGTTAAACTCCTTATATAAGTAATTAGTTTTCTTCACAAAATCATCTTTTGATATTCCTTCTATCTCTCCTATTAACTTAATATATTCACCTGCTTTTATGTTAAGCTGTGAAAAATTTTCCGGAATATAATTAAATTTAAGATTTTTATCTCTAATAACCTCTCCAGAAGTTATTCTTGTAAGACCGCACAAAATCTTTATTAATGTGCTTTTTCCCATACCATTATGCCCTGTTAAAGCAATACTTTCGCCTTTCATTATATCTAAACTTACATCATCAAAAATCAATCTATCATCATATTTTTTCACTAAATTTTTTATTCTTATTATTGGTATATTCATACTATTCCCCCGTTTATCATAATAAGCATGACCATCCTCGTATTATACCACTTTTTACATAATAATAAAAATAATTACAAACACTACGAGTTTAATATACTCTTTAAAGCTTAATGCATAATAGTTATATCGAACCATTTATTAAATATTCCATGTTACATAAATTATAAAATAGTAGCTCCACTAATTGGCTCTACTATTTTATAACTTGTCTTATTTCTTGTAATCTGTATTTCAAACGTATTTTAATGCTAAATTATTAAATTCTATTTTTAATTTTGAATTGTTAAGCTTAGCTGCGATTGGAGAAAATATATCTTATATAATAATCAAAGAATCGGTTAAAAATCAAATATTAAGCAATAAAATAAACCCAACAGAAAACTTATATTCTCTGTTGGGTACAGCTTTATATATAAATAATTATTTTGCAGTTCTAATACATATTTCATTAAAAATAAAGAATGAACTATATTATTTATAACTTATCTATACTATTAATAATCTATTTCAAATTTTTACCAGTGAATGCTAAAGGTAGAAGTTCTTCTAATGTATGTTCTAAATATTCTTCTGTGCTTTTAGCAATAATTATTTTAAAAGTCTTTAGATCACAGAACTCTGCCATAACTTGCCTACATACTGCACAAGGTGCACAAAAATCTCCTTCGCCAGGTTTCACCCCTTTTTTATTTCCTACTACTGCTATTGCAGTAAATTCTTTTTTCCCTTCAGAAATTGCTTTAAAGAAAGCTGTTCTTTCTGCACAGTTTGTTGGTGTAAATGCTGCATTTTCTATATTGCAGCCCTGATATATTGTTCCATCATCACAAAGTAAAGCCGCACCTACATTAAAATTAGAGTATGGAGTATAACAAAACTTTTGTGCCTCAAATGCTTTTTCTATCAATACTTTTGCATCTATCATATTTCATTACCAAACCTTTCTTTAAAATTCCAATATATTACTATATATTGAGGAATTAAATTGTACCACTATTATACAAGCATGTAAATATAATTTCATGTAGATATCCAACTCTAAAACTAAATTTATGTGGTAACTTACCGAAATCATAAATATTTTGTTCCGAAAAGCTATGAAAATATCGCTGAAGCTTATAAGCAGCAGGTTGTATCCATTTTAGCATGCTCCAACTTTCCTAGGGGAGCTCGACTCATTACATTCGCTGAGGAAGTTCGAGAACCCAAAATAAAATTTTGTACTCTCACTTCACAAGCTAAAATGGAACAACCTACAGCTAAGAACCTTTAATAGCTCATTTTCAAATGTTTTCTCCACAAATATATTTATGATTTCTAGTGAAGATACGAACTTAAAGTCTTAGCAACTTTATAAATATGTTTATCTGCATAGATGTCACAACTAAGTTCCAAACTTATGCATATAGCTCTCCGAAATAAGGATTATGCTGTTGTCTCAGTTTCTACTTTTCTCCTAAATCTTATAATCTGTTTTCCATCAGAAATAAAGAGCCCTAATAATGTTAAAATAATTCCTATAATTGAAATAAAGGTTATGTTCTCATGTAAAATAACAGCAGATGAAGCAGCCGTTATTACAGGTACCATATAAATATATATGCTTGTTTTCACTACTCCCAAAATCTTAACTGACCAATTCCAAGTTACAAAGCATAATGCAGATGCTCCAAAACCTAGATATAAGATGTTCATTAGATTTGATACATTAGTAAATCTATATAATTGAAGCTTAAAATCACAAATAAATATGGCAGGTATCATAAAAATTAATCCATAGAAAAATACTTTGCGAGTACAGATAATGGTATTATATTGAAATTGACTAATTTTCTTCATGACAACAGAATAAACCGCCCATAAAATAGCAGCAAGTATTGCTAATATATCACCAAATGGATTTAATTTTAAAACAAATTTTCCGTTAAACTCTATAAGAAGTATCCCTATTATTGCTATTGTAAGTCCAATAAAAAAGTATGATGTTAACTTTTCATTATCTAAAAACAGATTGGCAAAAACAGCTGTAAAAAATGGAGCAATTGAAATAATTACACCTACATTAGTTGCAAGGGTATAGCTCAATGCGATATTTTCACAAAGGAAATACAAGGTTACTCCTGCTAATCCAGCTGCTGCAAAATAAAGTTCTTGTTTAAATTCAACCTTTTTAATATGATATGGGCATATGCAAAGCAATGTAAGATATCCAATTACAAATCTAAAGATTAAAATTTCAATTGGTGTAAAATCTTTTAATAATACTTTAGTTGAAATGAAGGTTGTCCCCCAAATTAATATTGTCATAACTGCTGATAAATGTCCTACCTTAACTTTTTTATTACTCATTTTCTTTACTCCTACATCTATTAATAAAAATATTCATATATTGCTTTGGCGTTAATCCAATTAACTTTTTAAAAAAGTTTGTAAAATGACTTTGGTCTGTGAATCCTGTTTTGAACGCTACGTCTATTGGGGCAACTCCTTGTTCCAACATTTTTTTCGCCTTGCCAATACGAATTGTTTGAAGATAATTATATGGTGATATTCCCTTTTGTTTAGTAAAAGAGTGTAACAAATAATATTTACTTAATCCAGTTAAATTGCTTAATTGATTCAATGTGATATTTTCCATATAATTATTTTCTAGATAATCGCACACTGTCTTAATTTCTGCACTAGCTTCCTGTATAGTCATTTCAGAAACTGGATTTGAATATTCCCTTATCAATTGCTCCATTATGAATAGAAACAATTCATCTTTTTTTAAATTCTTCTCCTCATCCATTATCATAAGATGTAACTCCTTCAAAGAAGATGTAAGTTCATTACGGAATAAAACAAATTCCATAAAATTAGGCAGATATTCTTTTCCTGTTATTTCAAATGTGATTTTTTTCATAACATCTTTTTTAACATTAATGCACCTATAATCGAGTGTCCTGTCATCAATTTGTTCGCATGTATGAATATCACCAGGATTGAACACTATTAAATCCCCTGTTTCTATAATGTACTGCTTATTTTTGCACGACAAATATCTTTTCCCATTCTCAATAAACCCAATAACATAGTAGTCGTGAAAGTGATTGGGAAACTTCTGCATGATACCTTTAAAGTTATAAGCTTCTATGCTTAGCTCTGTATCAAAACAAACAGTCCTAACTTCGTTTAACATCTATTTTCCTCCTTTTCCTTATGTCTGTTTTCTAAGAATATCATAGAAATTCAAATAGTTCTTGTATGATGTTGTTCAGCTTTTTATTTACAATGATTTCAGAAATTAACATGTACAATAATAGATTTTTATATATCTTACCGCCATCTATATGGAAACCTTTTAAATATTATGATATAATTTCCATGTATAATTCAATAGTTTTGTGGGCTACTGGTATCACTTACCTCTTTTTTGAAGGGAGGTGATACTTATCAGTAATGACATTTTAACATTACTATTTCAAGGTGGATTATTCTTAATATCGCTGTTAACATTGATAGTGGTTCTTATAGAAAAAATCTCAAAAAAATAGTAGCCCCAGGTTCAATTGGAAGGCTACTATTTTTTAAATAGGGGGTGCTTTAAAACCCCCTATATTTATATGTA encodes the following:
- a CDS encoding cytidine deaminase gives rise to the protein MIDAKVLIEKAFEAQKFCYTPYSNFNVGAALLCDDGTIYQGCNIENAAFTPTNCAERTAFFKAISEGKKEFTAIAVVGNKKGVKPGEGDFCAPCAVCRQVMAEFCDLKTFKIIIAKSTEEYLEHTLEELLPLAFTGKNLK
- a CDS encoding winged helix-turn-helix transcriptional regulator, which produces MKIREEYTCPLELVHDMIKGKWKSIILWRLRLAPTSLAKLERDIDGINQKMLLEQLKELIDYGFVEKKSFDGYPLRVEYSLTIDMGMKIIDALKIMQSIGIDYLKEHGMEKTLIEKKVIPE
- a CDS encoding peptidase MA family metallohydrolase, translating into MAGKVEEYLDSLGIKNVNREKDYKLNLRKETQNFIICYTQFDKKCIDKVYNVLEDNYNRITNNLNKQLNEKLTIEIHPDHNELHMALGFPNAPDWVRGGLGVGKIVIASPLNPPPGSDFYNVLNTAVHEFVHMIVNKINDNTPRWLNEGIACYEAKDNNENWIIKTVKNGLENNIIPTFKELDTGADFETFFARNGYQYSYTIVESIIKLFGYEKLRNLIKQPNSIVEIFGMTEEELQDKWIDYIKVNYLQS
- a CDS encoding ATP-binding cassette domain-containing protein, with the translated sequence MNIPIIRIKNLVKKYDDRLIFDDVSLDIMKGESIALTGHNGMGKSTLIKILCGLTRITSGEVIRDKNLKFNYIPENFSQLNIKAGEYIKLIGEIEGISKDDFVKKTNYLYKEFNLENMINTSMKNLSKGTLQKISVVQALLSKPDILLLDEPLSGQDSDSQKTFIRMVRELIKDGVTVIMSCHEVFLIDQLSSRILQVKDSKIFEIKRADISSEKYASMTFYRKEADKSFVTPNINGIYEYHENEDYIEFKTKISESNRVLTEMINSGYTLKYFER
- a CDS encoding YbhB/YbcL family Raf kinase inhibitor-like protein — its product is MIATSAGIINGIIQDQYGSRGEHFNENGVPTFSLPLKIANAPVNTASFAIVLEDKDAYPVTGGFAWIHWLAANITRSELKDNESQTAGDFIQGTNSWTSLQGNQQSKELSCYYGGMTPPDKAHVYEFHVFALDKLLNLKKGFLLNELYHEMDGHILERYTLKGIYKN
- a CDS encoding DMT family transporter, whose product is MSNKKVKVGHLSAVMTILIWGTTFISTKVLLKDFTPIEILIFRFVIGYLTLLCICPYHIKKVEFKQELYFAAAGLAGVTLYFLCENIALSYTLATNVGVIISIAPFFTAVFANLFLDNEKLTSYFFIGLTIAIIGILLIEFNGKFVLKLNPFGDILAILAAILWAVYSVVMKKISQFQYNTIICTRKVFFYGLIFMIPAIFICDFKLQLYRFTNVSNLMNILYLGFGASALCFVTWNWSVKILGVVKTSIYIYMVPVITAASSAVILHENITFISIIGIILTLLGLFISDGKQIIRFRRKVETETTA
- a CDS encoding AraC family ligand binding domain-containing protein gives rise to the protein MLNEVRTVCFDTELSIEAYNFKGIMQKFPNHFHDYYVIGFIENGKRYLSCKNKQYIIETGDLIVFNPGDIHTCEQIDDRTLDYRCINVKKDVMKKITFEITGKEYLPNFMEFVLFRNELTSSLKELHLMIMDEEKNLKKDELFLFIMEQLIREYSNPVSEMTIQEASAEIKTVCDYLENNYMENITLNQLSNLTGLSKYYLLHSFTKQKGISPYNYLQTIRIGKAKKMLEQGVAPIDVAFKTGFTDQSHFTNFFKKLIGLTPKQYMNIFINRCRSKENE
- a CDS encoding GNAT family N-acetyltransferase; this encodes MLINTERLIIRDFQHKDKENLMKIIWQKDVIRFMKDWSENSTVKGRLSGYIDWLKTQKDSKDIYENKRYAVTLKETDELIGMVGMGLEDTLNEVEMAYFIDEDHAGNGYATEALRALYEWCISVSDIPYMILTIDCENIASCKVAEKAQFKLFEKRTPIGHKQPNMESDSYFYYRKYR
- a CDS encoding putative holin-like toxin; protein product: MILISNDILTLLFQGGLFLISLLTLIVVLIEKISKK